In the Deinococcota bacterium genome, one interval contains:
- a CDS encoding NAD-binding protein yields the protein VKTQLKDLRLGLELAAPLDLDLPHVRSAAQRYERLEAEGDGELDHSALHKLLVTPEKRGESC from the coding sequence AGGTGAAGACGCAGCTCAAGGACCTGCGGCTGGGGCTCGAGCTCGCCGCCCCTTTGGACCTGGACCTCCCCCACGTGCGGAGCGCGGCCCAGAGGTACGAGAGGCTCGAGGCGGAGGGTGACGGCGAACTCGACCATTCGGCCTTGCACAAGCTGCTCGTCACCCCCGAGAAGCGTGGGGAGTCATGCTAG